A part of Microbacterium atlanticum genomic DNA contains:
- a CDS encoding helicase-related protein, with protein sequence MDAPAVTLASLRAGQRLRGVLPGQPVTLVGVTPLDDALVEIFFRDDSGRTGERMITDADAGKLELVTELGNAPAFDGDPDEFRLAAEALRIKYAALYDPMAAVNSSDVDPLPHQIRAVYEELLPRIPLRFLLADDPGAGKTIMAGLYLKELILRADCERALIVAPGGLVEQWREELSQKFDLSFEIFNRQMVDDAQGRNVFAEHPFLIARMDQLSRSDDLVEQLSDVTWDAVVVDEAHRMSAHYSSWAGQVDETKRFRLGRLLAETAHNFLLMTATPHAGKEEDFQLFMSLLDRDRFEGQFRAGVHRTDTRGLMRRMVKEELLTFEGKPLFPERRAYTVEYELSDPERELYELVTGYVRTEMGRAERLAQAGDKKRGNNVGFALTVLQRRLASSPEAILRSLERRQVRLETRLREWRRATDEARYSTSMTAAIDEWSTGRVTLDFADDSNSTPSFDPDLFDDLDEEVAEDERAQFEARVDEVVDLATASESIGELRAEIAILEDLIRVARRVRLLDDDKKWVQLRTILDEQLLVHDDSGEPRKIIIFTEHKDTLDYLRQKITTQLGRPESVITIHGGTRREDRKAAREQFTYDRNTVVLLATDAAGEGLNLQRAHLMVNYDLPWNPNRIEQRFGRIHRIGQREVCHLWNMVAKDTREGDVFTRLLSKIDQMSIAYNGNLFNVLGDADAFQEKSLRDLLIEAIRYGDEPERKAELNRVIDASVAHGLDAMVAERALHPEMYSSLNLEEIRERMEKARERRLQPGYIAAFFLPAFERLGGRIRRREKGRYEITRVPERVIDMARRLNRWAPVPERYERATFETALVRPENQTQAALLAPGHPLLQAVIDLTIEDLGSVLKRGTVFVDRREQQSEQTALLYAVEQRIQNATPDADTVSRHFDYPVLDAAGTVILAAAPPYLDYDAPHAREAATIAEVLAEEWAKSDHERSIRAWAYRDGLAPRMDELAARIAVDVDRTRVQVKERLLAEINHWDREHNRLEALERAGTIGRIRADVALHRARQLDERLDKRLRALDESTRLVALPAVVRGSALVVPSRRLSTGDEDAAPQTFARNTEFVERRAVEAVLATERALGRTPHEMPRNNPGYDIQSLDPDGRIHYIEVKGRIQGSDTFTITTNEVTFAQTQGDRHRLALVLVSPDGEKRDRLRYVLDAFTHIEPSATTRSYNEEWRDYWDRGGPPR encoded by the coding sequence GTGGACGCACCTGCGGTGACGCTCGCCTCGCTGCGCGCGGGACAACGCCTGCGCGGCGTCCTGCCCGGGCAACCGGTGACGCTCGTCGGCGTGACGCCGCTGGACGATGCGCTCGTCGAGATCTTCTTTCGCGACGACTCCGGCCGCACCGGCGAGCGGATGATCACCGATGCGGATGCCGGCAAGCTTGAGCTGGTCACTGAGCTCGGCAACGCACCCGCGTTCGACGGCGACCCCGACGAGTTCCGCCTCGCGGCTGAGGCGCTGCGCATCAAGTACGCCGCACTCTACGACCCGATGGCGGCGGTGAACAGCTCGGACGTCGACCCTCTGCCGCACCAGATCCGCGCAGTGTACGAGGAGCTCCTCCCGCGGATCCCGCTTCGGTTCCTGCTCGCCGACGATCCGGGCGCCGGCAAGACGATCATGGCCGGCCTCTATCTGAAGGAGCTCATCCTTCGCGCCGACTGCGAACGAGCACTGATCGTCGCCCCCGGCGGCCTCGTCGAGCAGTGGCGAGAAGAGCTGTCCCAGAAGTTCGACCTGTCGTTCGAGATCTTCAACCGGCAGATGGTCGACGACGCGCAGGGGCGCAACGTGTTCGCCGAACACCCGTTCCTCATCGCACGGATGGATCAACTCTCCAGGAGCGATGACCTGGTCGAGCAGCTGTCGGACGTCACCTGGGACGCTGTCGTCGTCGACGAGGCGCACCGCATGTCGGCGCACTACTCGTCGTGGGCCGGCCAAGTCGACGAGACGAAGCGATTCCGGCTTGGCCGACTGCTCGCCGAAACCGCGCACAACTTCCTCCTCATGACCGCGACCCCTCATGCGGGCAAAGAGGAGGACTTCCAGCTGTTCATGTCGCTACTGGACCGCGACCGATTCGAAGGCCAGTTCCGCGCCGGCGTGCACCGCACCGACACCCGCGGCCTGATGCGACGCATGGTGAAGGAAGAACTCCTCACCTTCGAGGGCAAGCCCCTGTTCCCTGAGCGTCGTGCCTACACCGTCGAGTACGAGCTGAGCGACCCCGAGCGCGAGCTATATGAGCTGGTGACCGGCTACGTCCGCACCGAGATGGGGCGGGCGGAACGCCTCGCGCAGGCCGGCGACAAGAAGCGTGGCAACAACGTCGGCTTCGCGCTCACGGTGCTGCAGCGACGCCTCGCCTCGAGCCCCGAAGCCATCCTCCGCTCACTCGAGCGACGCCAAGTGCGACTCGAGACGCGCTTGCGGGAGTGGCGACGCGCGACCGACGAGGCCCGGTACAGCACCTCGATGACCGCGGCGATCGATGAGTGGTCGACGGGCCGCGTGACGCTCGACTTCGCGGACGATTCCAACTCGACGCCAAGCTTCGACCCCGACTTGTTTGATGACCTTGATGAGGAGGTCGCTGAAGACGAGCGCGCGCAGTTCGAGGCGCGTGTAGACGAGGTCGTCGACCTCGCCACCGCCTCCGAGTCGATCGGCGAGCTTCGCGCAGAGATCGCGATCCTCGAAGACCTCATCCGCGTCGCCCGCCGCGTGCGGCTGCTCGACGACGACAAGAAGTGGGTGCAGCTACGCACGATCCTCGACGAGCAGCTCCTCGTCCACGACGACTCAGGCGAACCGCGCAAGATCATCATCTTCACCGAGCACAAGGACACCCTCGACTACCTGCGCCAGAAGATCACGACGCAGCTGGGTCGCCCCGAGTCGGTCATCACGATTCACGGAGGCACCCGCCGCGAAGACCGCAAAGCGGCACGCGAGCAGTTCACGTACGACCGCAACACTGTCGTGTTGCTGGCGACGGATGCCGCGGGCGAAGGCCTCAATTTGCAGCGTGCCCACCTCATGGTCAACTACGACCTACCGTGGAACCCGAACCGCATCGAGCAGCGCTTCGGCCGCATCCACCGCATCGGCCAGCGCGAGGTGTGCCACCTGTGGAACATGGTCGCGAAAGACACCCGCGAAGGGGACGTATTCACCCGGTTGCTGTCGAAGATCGACCAGATGTCGATCGCGTACAACGGCAACCTCTTCAACGTCCTCGGCGATGCGGATGCCTTCCAGGAGAAGTCGCTTCGCGATCTGCTGATCGAGGCGATCCGGTACGGCGACGAGCCCGAACGCAAGGCCGAGCTCAACCGCGTCATCGACGCGAGCGTCGCCCACGGGCTCGACGCCATGGTCGCCGAGCGCGCACTGCACCCCGAGATGTACTCCTCACTCAACCTCGAAGAGATCCGCGAGCGGATGGAGAAGGCCCGCGAGCGACGACTGCAGCCGGGATACATCGCGGCGTTCTTCCTCCCCGCCTTCGAACGCCTCGGCGGTCGCATCCGCCGGCGCGAGAAGGGCCGATACGAGATCACGCGGGTACCGGAGCGCGTCATCGACATGGCCCGCAGGCTCAACAGGTGGGCGCCCGTGCCGGAACGGTATGAACGAGCCACGTTCGAAACCGCACTCGTCCGCCCCGAGAATCAGACGCAGGCGGCACTTCTCGCCCCCGGCCACCCGCTACTTCAAGCCGTCATAGACCTCACCATCGAAGACCTGGGGTCAGTACTCAAGCGCGGAACGGTGTTCGTCGACCGACGCGAACAGCAATCCGAGCAAACTGCGCTGCTGTACGCCGTCGAGCAACGAATCCAGAACGCCACCCCCGACGCCGACACCGTGTCGCGCCACTTCGACTACCCGGTCCTCGACGCCGCGGGCACAGTCATCCTCGCCGCGGCCCCGCCCTATCTCGACTACGACGCGCCACACGCTCGTGAGGCTGCAACGATCGCAGAGGTTCTCGCGGAGGAGTGGGCGAAGAGTGACCATGAGCGCTCCATCCGCGCCTGGGCGTATCGCGACGGCCTCGCACCCCGCATGGACGAACTCGCCGCGCGCATCGCCGTGGACGTCGACCGCACCCGTGTTCAGGTCAAGGAACGACTCCTCGCCGAAATCAACCACTGGGACCGCGAACACAATCGCCTCGAAGCACTCGAACGCGCCGGCACCATTGGCCGCATCCGCGCTGACGTCGCGCTCCATCGGGCGCGCCAACTCGACGAACGGCTCGACAAGCGACTACGCGCGCTCGACGAAAGCACACGACTCGTCGCACTTCCCGCTGTCGTCCGCGGATCAGCACTCGTCGTGCCGAGCCGACGACTGTCGACTGGCGACGAGGATGCCGCGCCCCAGACCTTCGCGCGCAACACCGAGTTCGTCGAACGCCGAGCCGTCGAGGCCGTTCTCGCCACCGAACGCGCACTCGGCCGCACGCCACACGAGATGCCTAGGAACAACCCCGGATATGACATCCAGTCCCTCGATCCCGACGGGCGCATTCATTACATCGAGGTGAAGGGTCGGATCCAGGGATCCGACACCTTCACCATCACGACGAATGAGGTCACCTTCGCCCAGACGCAGGGCGACCGCCACCGCCTCGCCCTCGTACTCGTGTCGCCGGATGGCGAGAAGCGGGACCGGCTCCGCTACGTGCTCGACGCGTTCACGCACATCGAGCCGTCCGCGACAACCCGGTCGTACAACGAGGAGTGGCGTGACTACTGGGATCGCGGTGGGCCGCCGCGATGA
- a CDS encoding helix-turn-helix domain-containing protein, translating to MSEPWLSADDIAEHLGVTKDTIYAWISDKGMPAHKVGRLWKFQASEVDDWVRKGDAGSPG from the coding sequence ATGTCAGAGCCATGGCTCTCTGCCGACGACATCGCTGAGCACTTGGGTGTCACCAAAGACACGATCTACGCGTGGATCTCCGACAAAGGGATGCCGGCGCACAAGGTCGGGCGTCTGTGGAAGTTCCAGGCGAGCGAGGTTGACGACTGGGTGCGCAAGGGAGATGCCGGATCCCCGGGCTGA
- a CDS encoding metallophosphoesterase family protein, with protein sequence MTSDTHFSHARISELAGRPFSTVEEMDSTLIRRWNDAIAPDDVVLHLGDVALGPIEESIRLTARLNGRRLLVPGNHDRVSPATQSKRAIERFAPQYEAAGWEILPEVIEGTRHGYRLLASHYPYAGDSQPIDRHTSHRPRWDDGIPLLHGHTHARDHGPNDHQFHVGVDAHGFAPIPFSVIDAWLRSLPGIETRLQTAVREAREILAHLDDTTPSNMDLMFFMQAYDELHMHLEELLAAVDEVGHANSDDDEGSR encoded by the coding sequence GTGACCTCCGACACCCACTTCAGTCACGCCCGCATCAGCGAACTCGCTGGCCGCCCGTTCTCGACGGTCGAAGAGATGGACTCCACGCTGATCCGCCGATGGAACGACGCCATCGCGCCCGACGATGTCGTTTTGCACCTCGGCGATGTCGCACTCGGACCGATCGAAGAGTCGATCCGGCTCACCGCGCGACTCAACGGGCGCCGGCTTCTCGTCCCCGGCAACCACGATCGTGTCTCACCAGCAACACAGAGCAAGCGCGCCATCGAGCGATTCGCACCTCAATACGAGGCGGCCGGGTGGGAGATCCTGCCGGAGGTGATCGAAGGCACGCGGCACGGGTACCGGCTCCTCGCCTCGCACTACCCGTACGCCGGCGACAGCCAACCCATTGATCGCCACACATCGCATCGCCCACGCTGGGACGACGGTATCCCGCTCCTTCACGGACACACGCATGCACGCGATCACGGCCCGAACGACCATCAGTTCCACGTCGGCGTCGACGCCCACGGCTTCGCCCCGATCCCGTTCAGCGTGATCGACGCCTGGCTCCGCAGCCTGCCCGGAATAGAGACTCGGCTGCAGACAGCGGTCCGCGAGGCGCGGGAGATCCTCGCCCACCTGGACGACACAACTCCGTCCAACATGGATTTGATGTTCTTCATGCAGGCGTACGACGAACTTCACATGCACCTCGAAGAACTCCTGGCTGCCGTTGACGAGGTCGGGCACGCCAACAGCGACGACGACGAGGGTTCCCGATAG
- a CDS encoding helix-turn-helix domain-containing protein gives MPSPANLPDAWDRYARELGQNIQRERARVRYSQDRVAYESGLSRYTYQKLEKGESRPGTPANPTVKTLLAVAQVLGVDLTDLLPARAPDLTLR, from the coding sequence GTGCCGTCCCCCGCAAATCTCCCTGATGCGTGGGACCGTTATGCTCGCGAGCTCGGCCAGAACATTCAGCGTGAGCGTGCGCGCGTCCGGTATAGCCAGGATCGTGTCGCCTACGAGTCAGGGCTGAGTCGGTATACGTACCAGAAGCTTGAGAAGGGCGAGTCGCGGCCTGGCACTCCAGCGAACCCGACTGTCAAGACGCTGCTCGCCGTGGCCCAGGTGCTCGGCGTCGACCTGACTGATCTCCTGCCTGCGCGCGCGCCAGATCTGACGCTCAGATAA
- a CDS encoding NYN domain-containing protein → MSASPVPGPPHERLIVYIDGFNFYHGMHDKFGRSTLWIDFVALAQSLRPRSHIVAVKYFTAPVLGDAGAASRQAYHQAAVAARHINIFSVTQGRYQAKTVTCFNCRATRTVHEEKETDVNIAVALVGDAAANAMDSALIISADSDLAPAVRAAKQFRPHMFIGAAFPPKRFSSELKQLMPASSQIGRDKIRQALLPERFTVGATTYTRPPKWR, encoded by the coding sequence TTGTCAGCCTCACCCGTTCCTGGACCGCCGCACGAGCGCCTCATCGTCTACATCGACGGCTTCAACTTCTATCACGGCATGCACGACAAGTTCGGACGCTCGACCCTCTGGATCGACTTCGTCGCACTCGCGCAGAGCCTGCGCCCGCGCAGCCACATAGTCGCGGTGAAGTACTTCACCGCACCTGTGCTGGGCGATGCGGGCGCGGCCAGTCGTCAGGCCTACCATCAGGCAGCCGTCGCCGCGCGTCACATCAACATTTTCAGCGTCACGCAGGGCCGATATCAAGCGAAGACCGTGACGTGCTTCAACTGTCGCGCAACGCGTACGGTGCACGAGGAGAAGGAGACCGACGTCAACATCGCAGTTGCTCTTGTCGGCGACGCCGCGGCGAACGCGATGGACTCGGCACTGATTATCAGCGCGGACAGCGATCTTGCGCCCGCGGTCAGGGCCGCAAAACAGTTCCGCCCGCACATGTTCATCGGTGCCGCCTTCCCGCCAAAGCGTTTCTCGAGCGAACTCAAGCAACTGATGCCCGCTTCGTCGCAGATCGGTCGCGACAAGATCCGCCAGGCTCTTCTGCCCGAAAGGTTCACCGTCGGCGCAACCACCTACACCCGACCTCCGAAGTGGCGATGA